In a single window of the Osmerus eperlanus chromosome 2, fOsmEpe2.1, whole genome shotgun sequence genome:
- the epn3a gene encoding epsin-3 isoform X2 — translation MQTSSLRRQMKNMVNNYSEAEIKVREATSNDPWGPPSSLMSEISDLTFNVVAFTEVMGMIWKRLNDHGKNWRHVYKALTLMDYLIKTGSERVAQQCRENIFTIQTLRDFQFTDRDGRDQGVNVREKAKQLVTLMRDDDKLKQERTQALKTKERMAGAAAGMGSGSLPPPYPGRRTSQPSMATLYGDEFGRSRGSPSSFNSSSSSPHVASDLEQARPQTSGEEELQLQLALAMSREETEKPAPRPPVALDMDEDAQLQIALSLSKEEHQQEQRSRQGDESLFQKALEESKKEMQSTGGGSAMKDLVDVFAVASEASPSHPPWDLSGGAARLPSSDPWDSLVDARSSASGIEIPWMAPPASSSPVPPWERTRSPPDPWEAPHGAPSPKPNLSSGSSTQPWASPANTGASGVDPFTGPAAKVPSRPGSPSDGDLFDEAMDGGQVNMNGRGEGSPEIFDLSRLGESLAAPSPRACRTPEAFLDPTAASLVNLDILIPANPPAKTKNPFLSGLSAPSATNPFQSEQPRLTLNQMRPSSTSPVPPAATLPYSASLPLPASHQPSSLPSSLTHPTQPSQDMPGNLPQPLLPLFQATTLNQQADQHSQNPFL, via the exons ATGCAGACCTCCTCTCTACGTCGGCAGATGAAAAACATGGTCAACAACTACTCCGAGGCGGAGATCAAGGTACGAGAGGCCACCTCGAACGACCCCTGGGGCCCGCCTAGCTCGCTCATGTCGGAAATTTCCGACCTCACCTTCAACGTGGTGGCCTTCACCGAGGTTATGGGAATGATCTGGAAGCGCCTCAACGACCACGGCAAGAACTGGCGCCACGTCTACAAGGCCCTCACGCTGATGGATTACCTGATCAAGACGGGCTCGGAGCGCGTGGCCCAGCAGTGCCGGGAGAACATCTTCACCATCCAGACTCTGAGAGACTTCCAGTTCACTGACCGGGATGGACGTGACCAGGGGGTCAATGTGAGGGAGAAGGCCAAGCAGCTGGTCACCTTGATGAGGGACGACGACAAGCTGAAGCAGGAGAGGACCCAGGCCTTGAAGACCAAGGAGCGAATGGCAGGAGCTGCAGCTGGGATGGGCTCTGGTTCTCTGCCACCCCCGTACCCAGGGCGCCGCACCAGCCAGCCCAGCATGGCAACTCTGTACGGGGATGAGTTTGGCCGGTCCAGAGGGTCACCCTCCTCCTTCAACT cctcctcctcttctcctcatgTAGCCTCCGACCTGGAGCAGGCCCGCCCCCAGACcagcggggaggaggagctaCAGCTGCAGCTGGCCTTGGCCATGAGCCGAGAAGAGACTGAAAag CCCGCCCCTCGCCCTCCGGTTGCCTTGGATATGGATGAAGACGCGCAGCTCCAGATAGCCCTGAGCCTGAGCAAAGAGGAGCACCAGCAG GAGCAACGGAGTCGCCAGGGAGACGAGTCGTTGTTCCAGAAAGCTCTTgaggagagcaagaaagagatgcAGTCCACTGGAGGCGGG TCGGCCATGAAGGACCTTGTAGATGTTTTTGCGGTGGCCTCTGAAGCGTCCCCTAGTCACCCACCCTGGGACCTATCAGGAGGGGCCGCCCGTCTGCCCAGCTCTGACCCCTGGGACTCCCTGG TGGATGCACGCTCCTCTGCCTCAGGGATAGAAATACCCTGGATGGCACCTCCAGCTTCCAGCAGCCCAGTTCCTCCCTGGGAGCGCACACGGTCCCCTCCGGATCCATGGGAGGCCCCGCACGGTGCACCCAGCCCCAAACCCAACCTCAGTTCTGGCTCCAGCACCCAACCCTGGGCCTCTCCTGCCAACACAG GTGCATCGGGCGTAGATCCCTTCACTGGTCCGGCAGCTAAAGTCCCTTCTCGACCTGGGAGCCCCTCGG ACGGAGACCTGTTTGATGAGGCCATGGACGGGGGTCAAGTGAATATGAATGGGCGAGGTGAGGGCAGTCCAGAGATCTTTGACCTGTCCCGCCTGGGTGAAAGTCTGGCCGCCCCCAGTCCACGGGCCTGTCGGACGCCTGAGGCCTTCCTGGATCCCACCGCAGCCTCGCTGGTCAACCTGGACATCCTGATCCCTGCTAACCCCCCAGCCAAGACCAAGAACCCCTTCCTGTCAG GACTGAGTGCTCCCTCGGCCACCAACCCATTCCAAAGTGAACAGCCCCGCCTGACCCTGAATCAAATGCGTCCCAGCTCCACCTCCCCAGTGCCTCCAGCCGCCACCCTCCCGTACAGCGCCTCCTTGCCCCTGCCCGCCAGCCACCAGCCTTCcagtctgccctcctccctcacccaccccacccagcccagccaggACATGCCTGGgaacctgccccagccccttctGCCCCTCTTCCAGGCTACAACTCTGAACCAGCAGGCTGACCAGCACAGTCAGAACCCCTTCCTATGA
- the arl16 gene encoding ADP-ribosylation factor-like protein 16 — protein sequence MCLLLGATGVGKTLLLKRLQKLCLRDGSFDLGEPPVTLPTVGTNLTDLTLKRKRVTVRELGGCMGPIWPSYFTDCSSVIFMVDSANIIQISSSCIQLLSVLSAEPLHKASVLVLFNKRDLPCTMSLVEMKSLFRMDDIIACASQPITTLELSARSGQGLREVLSWLDSTVGE from the exons ATGTGCCTGCTGCTTGGAGCCACGGGTGTTGGAAAGACATTGCTGTTAAAAcgtttacaga AGCTATGTTTGCGTGATGGGTCATTTGATTTAGGAGAACCTCCAGTTACTCTGCCCACG GTTGGCACCAACTTAACAGATTTGAccctgaagaggaagagggtgacTGTGAGGGAGTTGGGAGGTTGCATGGGACCTATTTGGCCAAGCTACTTCACTGACTGCTCCTCTGTCATT TTTATGGTGGACTCCGCCAACATCATCCAGATATCCTCCTCCTGTATTCAGCTCTTGTCTGTTCTCTCTGCTGAGCCACTGCATAAAGCTTCTGTACTGGTGCTCTTTAACAAGAG GGACCTCCCTTGTACGATGAGCCTCGTGGAAATGAAGTCACTTTTCAGGATGGATGATATCATCGCTTGTGCCTCTCAGCCAATAACAACACTTGAGCTTAGTGCTCGCTCTGGCCAAGGACTCCGAGAGGTGCTGAGCTGGCTGGACTCGACCGTTGGAGAGTGA
- the epn3a gene encoding epsin-3 isoform X1, whose amino-acid sequence MQTSSLRRQMKNMVNNYSEAEIKVREATSNDPWGPPSSLMSEISDLTFNVVAFTEVMGMIWKRLNDHGKNWRHVYKALTLMDYLIKTGSERVAQQCRENIFTIQTLRDFQFTDRDGRDQGVNVREKAKQLVTLMRDDDKLKQERTQALKTKERMAGAAAGMGSGSLPPPYPGRRTSQPSMATLYGDEFGRSRGSPSSFNSSSSSPHVASDLEQARPQTSGEEELQLQLALAMSREETEKPPPPPVDIDEQTQLQIAMSLSKEEAQKPAPRPPVALDMDEDAQLQIALSLSKEEHQQEQRSRQGDESLFQKALEESKKEMQSTGGGSAMKDLVDVFAVASEASPSHPPWDLSGGAARLPSSDPWDSLVDARSSASGIEIPWMAPPASSSPVPPWERTRSPPDPWEAPHGAPSPKPNLSSGSSTQPWASPANTGASGVDPFTGPAAKVPSRPGSPSDGDLFDEAMDGGQVNMNGRGEGSPEIFDLSRLGESLAAPSPRACRTPEAFLDPTAASLVNLDILIPANPPAKTKNPFLSGLSAPSATNPFQSEQPRLTLNQMRPSSTSPVPPAATLPYSASLPLPASHQPSSLPSSLTHPTQPSQDMPGNLPQPLLPLFQATTLNQQADQHSQNPFL is encoded by the exons ATGCAGACCTCCTCTCTACGTCGGCAGATGAAAAACATGGTCAACAACTACTCCGAGGCGGAGATCAAGGTACGAGAGGCCACCTCGAACGACCCCTGGGGCCCGCCTAGCTCGCTCATGTCGGAAATTTCCGACCTCACCTTCAACGTGGTGGCCTTCACCGAGGTTATGGGAATGATCTGGAAGCGCCTCAACGACCACGGCAAGAACTGGCGCCACGTCTACAAGGCCCTCACGCTGATGGATTACCTGATCAAGACGGGCTCGGAGCGCGTGGCCCAGCAGTGCCGGGAGAACATCTTCACCATCCAGACTCTGAGAGACTTCCAGTTCACTGACCGGGATGGACGTGACCAGGGGGTCAATGTGAGGGAGAAGGCCAAGCAGCTGGTCACCTTGATGAGGGACGACGACAAGCTGAAGCAGGAGAGGACCCAGGCCTTGAAGACCAAGGAGCGAATGGCAGGAGCTGCAGCTGGGATGGGCTCTGGTTCTCTGCCACCCCCGTACCCAGGGCGCCGCACCAGCCAGCCCAGCATGGCAACTCTGTACGGGGATGAGTTTGGCCGGTCCAGAGGGTCACCCTCCTCCTTCAACT cctcctcctcttctcctcatgTAGCCTCCGACCTGGAGCAGGCCCGCCCCCAGACcagcggggaggaggagctaCAGCTGCAGCTGGCCTTGGCCATGAGCCGAGAAGAGACTGAAAag CCGCCTCCCCCTCCCGTGGATATTGACGAGCAGACACAGCTCCAGATCGCTATGAGCCTCAGCAAGGAGGAGGCCCAGAAG CCCGCCCCTCGCCCTCCGGTTGCCTTGGATATGGATGAAGACGCGCAGCTCCAGATAGCCCTGAGCCTGAGCAAAGAGGAGCACCAGCAG GAGCAACGGAGTCGCCAGGGAGACGAGTCGTTGTTCCAGAAAGCTCTTgaggagagcaagaaagagatgcAGTCCACTGGAGGCGGG TCGGCCATGAAGGACCTTGTAGATGTTTTTGCGGTGGCCTCTGAAGCGTCCCCTAGTCACCCACCCTGGGACCTATCAGGAGGGGCCGCCCGTCTGCCCAGCTCTGACCCCTGGGACTCCCTGG TGGATGCACGCTCCTCTGCCTCAGGGATAGAAATACCCTGGATGGCACCTCCAGCTTCCAGCAGCCCAGTTCCTCCCTGGGAGCGCACACGGTCCCCTCCGGATCCATGGGAGGCCCCGCACGGTGCACCCAGCCCCAAACCCAACCTCAGTTCTGGCTCCAGCACCCAACCCTGGGCCTCTCCTGCCAACACAG GTGCATCGGGCGTAGATCCCTTCACTGGTCCGGCAGCTAAAGTCCCTTCTCGACCTGGGAGCCCCTCGG ACGGAGACCTGTTTGATGAGGCCATGGACGGGGGTCAAGTGAATATGAATGGGCGAGGTGAGGGCAGTCCAGAGATCTTTGACCTGTCCCGCCTGGGTGAAAGTCTGGCCGCCCCCAGTCCACGGGCCTGTCGGACGCCTGAGGCCTTCCTGGATCCCACCGCAGCCTCGCTGGTCAACCTGGACATCCTGATCCCTGCTAACCCCCCAGCCAAGACCAAGAACCCCTTCCTGTCAG GACTGAGTGCTCCCTCGGCCACCAACCCATTCCAAAGTGAACAGCCCCGCCTGACCCTGAATCAAATGCGTCCCAGCTCCACCTCCCCAGTGCCTCCAGCCGCCACCCTCCCGTACAGCGCCTCCTTGCCCCTGCCCGCCAGCCACCAGCCTTCcagtctgccctcctccctcacccaccccacccagcccagccaggACATGCCTGGgaacctgccccagccccttctGCCCCTCTTCCAGGCTACAACTCTGAACCAGCAGGCTGACCAGCACAGTCAGAACCCCTTCCTATGA